A stretch of DNA from Bradyrhizobium algeriense:
TTTGCGGAACCGGTCTTTCGCCACGATCGTAGGTAACTATATGACAGGGGAAGACGAAGGTTGTTGTTGCCTGACCGGGTAATGGCGATCATGATGACCTGGGGCCACAGAGGACGAGAATGCCAACTTTTTCCCAAAGCCTTGAACAATCCCTGCATCGTGCGCTGGCGATTGCAAACGAGCGGCATCATCAATACGCGACGCTCGAACACCTTCTGCTGTCGCTGATCGATGACTCGGATGCGGCGGCGGTGATGCGCGCCTGCAGCGTCGATCTCGACAAGCTGCGCACGAGTCTCGTCAACTATCTCGAAACCGAATTCGAAAATCTGGTGACCGACGGCGCCGACGACGCCAAGCCGACCGCGGGCTTCCAGCGCGTGATCCAGCGCGCGGTGATTCATGTCCAGTCCTCAGGACGCGAAGAGGTGACGGGCGCCAACGTGCTGATCGCGATTTTCGCGGAGCGCGAAAGTCACGCCGCCTACTTCCTGCAGGAGCAGGACATGACGCGGTACGACGCGGTCAACTATATCAGCCACGGCATCGCCAAGCGGCCGGGCGTCTCCGAAGCGCGCCCCGTGCGCGGCGTCGACGAGGAAACCGAGACCAAGGGCACCGAGGACGCCAAGAAGAAGGGCGAGGCGCTCGAGACCTATTGCGTCAACCTCAACAAGAAGGCGCGTGACGGCAAGATCGATCCGGTGATCGGGCGCAATTCCGAGATCAACCGCGCGATCCAGGTGCTGTGCCGCCGGCAGAAGAACAACCCGCTGTTCGTGGGCGAGGCCGGCGTCGGCAAGACCGCGATCGCGGAAGGGCTCGCCAAGCGCATCGTCGATTCCGAAGTACCGGAAGTGCTGGCGGCGGCCACCGTGTTCTCGCTCGACATGGGCACGCTGCTCGCAGGCACCCGCTACCGCGGCGATTTCGAGGAGCGGTTGAAGCAGGTGCTGAAGGAGCTGGAGGCGCATCCGAACGCCATCCTGTTCATCGATGAAATCCACACCGTGATCGGCGCCGGCGCCACCTCCGGCGGCGCGATGGACGCATCCAATTTGCTCAAGCCGGCGCTCGCCTCCGGCACGATCCGCTGCATGGGTTCCACGACGTACAAGGAATACCGCCAGCATTTCGAGAAGGACCGCGCGCTGGTGCGCCGGTTCCAGAAGATCGACATCAACGAGCCGACGGTGGAAGACGCGATCGCGATCCTGAAGGGTCTGAAGCCCTATTTCGAGGATTACCACCGGCTGAGATACACCAATGAGGCGATCGAGGCGGCCGTGCAGCTCTCCTCGCGCTACATCCACGACCGCAAGCTGCCGGACAAGGCGATCGACGTGATCGATGAGTCCGGCGCGGCGCAGATGCTGGTGGCCGAGAACAAGCGCAAGAAGACCATCGGCATCAAGGAGATCGAGACCACGATCGCGACCATGGCGCGGATTCCGCCCAAGAGCGTGTCAAAGAACGATGCCGAGGTGCTGAAGCATCTCGAGCAGACGCTCAAGCGCGTGGTGTTCGGTCAGGACAAGGCGATCGAGTCGCTGTCGGCGTCGATCAAACTG
This window harbors:
- the clpA gene encoding ATP-dependent Clp protease ATP-binding subunit ClpA — protein: MPTFSQSLEQSLHRALAIANERHHQYATLEHLLLSLIDDSDAAAVMRACSVDLDKLRTSLVNYLETEFENLVTDGADDAKPTAGFQRVIQRAVIHVQSSGREEVTGANVLIAIFAERESHAAYFLQEQDMTRYDAVNYISHGIAKRPGVSEARPVRGVDEETETKGTEDAKKKGEALETYCVNLNKKARDGKIDPVIGRNSEINRAIQVLCRRQKNNPLFVGEAGVGKTAIAEGLAKRIVDSEVPEVLAAATVFSLDMGTLLAGTRYRGDFEERLKQVLKELEAHPNAILFIDEIHTVIGAGATSGGAMDASNLLKPALASGTIRCMGSTTYKEYRQHFEKDRALVRRFQKIDINEPTVEDAIAILKGLKPYFEDYHRLRYTNEAIEAAVQLSSRYIHDRKLPDKAIDVIDESGAAQMLVAENKRKKTIGIKEIETTIATMARIPPKSVSKNDAEVLKHLEQTLKRVVFGQDKAIESLSASIKLARAGLREPEKPIGSYLFSGPTGVGKTEVAKQLAASLGVELLRFDMSEYMERHTVSRLIGAPPGYVGFDQGGLLTDGVDQHPHCVVLLDEIEKAHPDLYNVLLQIMDHGRLTDHNGKQVNFRNVILIMTTNAGAADLARQAFGFTRNKREGDDHEAINRQFAPEFRNRLDAIVSFAHLNADVIGMVVEKFVLQLEAQLADRDVTIELSETAKAWLIEHGYDEQMGARPMARVIQEHIKKPLADEVLFGHLKGGGHVRVVLVKDEASAEAKDKIGFEFVEGPVTPKPEKLPGARRRKPKPGGPNGGGGSKGPASKGPLVKV